CCGGCCGCACGTTGTGCACCGGCGAATAGGCATAGAGGAAGCGGAAGTGCTCCGCATTCTTCGGATCGCCGTATTCCGGCACCCAGTAGGAGCCGATCGTCCACAGCTGATAGCGCAGCATGTCGGTCACGGGCACGCGGGAGATGACGGCGCCGTAGAGATCCGGCCGCTGCAGGGCGCAAGCCGCGGTGAGGAGACCGCCGTTGCTGCCACCCTCGATGGCGAGGCGCGACGTGCGCGTGTAGTCGTTGGCCACCAGCCACTCGGCGGCGGCGATGAAATCGTCGAAGACGTTCTGCTTCTTCTCCAGCATGCCAGCCTTGTGCCACTCCTCACCGAACTCGCCGCCGCCGCGCAGGTTCGGCAGGGCGAAGACGCCGCCCTGCTCCAGCCAGAAGAGGCGCGAGGTGGAGAAGTTCGGCGTACGGCTGATGTTGAAGCCACCGTAGCCGGTGAGCCAGACGGGGTTGTTGCCGTCCAGCATCAGGCCGCGCTTGTGCACCAGGAACATCGGGACCTTGGTGCCGTCCTTCGACTCGTAGAACACCTGCCGGGTCACGAACGGCGCCGGGTCGAAGCGCATCTCCGCCTTCTGATAGAGGGAGAGCTTGCCCGTCGCGAGATCCAGGCGATAGTTCTGCGTCGGGAAGAGGAAGGAGCTAAAGCCGACGAAGCAGTCCGGGTCCTCGGGCCTGCCGCTCACCCCGGTGACGGCGCCGAGAGTCGGCATCTCCACTTCCTGCTGCAAGGCGCCGTCCAGGCCGTAGATGCGCAAGCGGTGGTAAGCATTGTGCATGCTCGACACCACGAGCTGCCGCTGCACCAAGCGGGAGGTGCTGATGACGTCGCTCACGTGCTCCGGGACCACCGTCTTCGGCTCGCGGCTCGGTGCTTCCATGTCCACCACCACGATGCGCCGCCGCGGCGCTCCCAGGTCGGTCTCGAAGAAGAGCTTGCTGCCGCTCGCTTCGATGAACTCGAACTCGGCAGTGAAGCCGGCGAAGAGCGGCGCGAGCGAAGACGACTTGGCCTGCAGATCCTGGACGAAGATCTCGTCCTTGCCAGCGCTCCCCTTCCACACCTGCACCACGAGCCAGCGGCCACCGTGGCTCACGTCGGGGCTGAAGCCGAGATCCCCGTCTTCCGGCCGTTCGTAGACCAGGCGGTCCTTGCTCTGCGCCTGCCCCAGGACATGGAAGTAGACCTTCTGGAAGTGTTCTTCCTTCTCGGGATAGCGACAGTAGAAGAAGCCGCTCTTGTCTCCGGCCCAGGCGATCTCGGTAAAGCGCACGCGCTCCAGCTTGTCGGCGCGATCCTTCCCCGAGGCCACGTCGCGGACGTGGAGCACCTGCCAGTCGCTGCCGCTCTGACTGAGGCCGTACGCCAGAAGGGCGCCGTCATCGCTGGTCTCCGAGGCGCCGAGGGAGATGGTGCCGTCGGCGCTCAGCGCGTTGGGATCGAGGAGGACTTCGAGCTTCCCGTCCAGGCCCTTCCGCTTGTAGAGCACCGATTGGTTCTGCAAGCCGTCGTTCTTGGAGGCGAAGACCCAGTTGCCTTCCTTTGTCGGCAGGCCATAGCGCGGGTAGTCCTGCAGCTCGGTCAAGCGGCGCACCATGGCCTCCCGGGCGGGCAAGCCGTCGAGATAGGTCCGGGTCACCTGATTCTGTGACTCCCCCCACTGCTGCACTTCCGGGTCGTCCACGTTCTCGAGCCAGCGGTACGGGTCGGCGACGCTGGTGCCGAAGAAATCGTCGACCTGGTCGACCTTGCGGGTCTCGACGGGTTTTGCGGCGAGCGCCGGCAAGGCCATGGCGACGAGGCAGGCGCCGAGAAGGAAGAACAAGCGTGCTTTCTTCATCACCAAGACCCTCCTGTGGGGCTCCCCTGGGGTCAAGCCGTGCGGCCGGCCCCGGTTCCGGTCTGTTGCATGCGGACGAGTATGTTACACCCGAAGAGCACCAATCGGGAGAGCCAGCGCACCGCTGGCGCTGCCACCGGGCCGCCCCCTCACCGCTGCCTCGGGCCATATCTTCCCGCTGTCCCGGGACGTATCTTCCCGCCGTGGA
The genomic region above belongs to Candidatus Krumholzibacteriia bacterium and contains:
- a CDS encoding prolyl oligopeptidase family serine peptidase, translated to MKKARLFFLLGACLVAMALPALAAKPVETRKVDQVDDFFGTSVADPYRWLENVDDPEVQQWGESQNQVTRTYLDGLPAREAMVRRLTELQDYPRYGLPTKEGNWVFASKNDGLQNQSVLYKRKGLDGKLEVLLDPNALSADGTISLGASETSDDGALLAYGLSQSGSDWQVLHVRDVASGKDRADKLERVRFTEIAWAGDKSGFFYCRYPEKEEHFQKVYFHVLGQAQSKDRLVYERPEDGDLGFSPDVSHGGRWLVVQVWKGSAGKDEIFVQDLQAKSSSLAPLFAGFTAEFEFIEASGSKLFFETDLGAPRRRIVVVDMEAPSREPKTVVPEHVSDVISTSRLVQRQLVVSSMHNAYHRLRIYGLDGALQQEVEMPTLGAVTGVSGRPEDPDCFVGFSSFLFPTQNYRLDLATGKLSLYQKAEMRFDPAPFVTRQVFYESKDGTKVPMFLVHKRGLMLDGNNPVWLTGYGGFNISRTPNFSTSRLFWLEQGGVFALPNLRGGGEFGEEWHKAGMLEKKQNVFDDFIAAAEWLVANDYTRTSRLAIEGGSNGGLLTAACALQRPDLYGAVISRVPVTDMLRYQLWTIGSYWVPEYGDPKNAEHFRFLYAYSPVHNVRPGTKFPPMLITTADTDTRVYPAHAKKFAAAVQACNVSDHPILLRVETKAGHGGGKPTAKQIEENADLYGFAMDRLHMTLATPAAAAP